In one Arachis duranensis cultivar V14167 chromosome 9, aradu.V14167.gnm2.J7QH, whole genome shotgun sequence genomic region, the following are encoded:
- the LOC127741494 gene encoding uncharacterized protein LOC127741494, with translation MASASNAAGSSNNPRSFGSIMRKMNKNRDARLPEWCACGARPVLRWSATDSNPGRPFVGCPNYNTAGKRWCGLFLWVDKILEEDAVTCDGRTSSSNENEEWKMKIAWKLGRLESEVRVLKMGGIFLFTCMLLLLVTVVVLVLRLDRQQSQLYVAKN, from the exons ATGGCTAGCGCAAGCAACGCAGCTGGGAGCTCCAACAACCCAAGATCATTTGGAAGCATCATGAGGAAGATGAATAAAAACAGAGATGCACGtctgccagaatggtgtgcatgCGGGGCGAGGCCAGTGCTGCGATGGTCAGCGACGGATTCTAATCCAGGGAGACCGTTTGTGGGTTGCCCAAACTACAAT ACTGCAGGAAAGAGGTGGTGTGGGTTGTTTCTTTGGGTGGACAAAATTCTGGAAGAAGATGCGGTGACATGTGATGGTAGAACAAGCTCCTCAAATGAAAATGAAGAATGGAAGATGAAGATTGCTTGGAAACTTGGAAGACTAGAGTCTGAAGTTAGAGTTCTGAAAATGGGGGGAATTTTCTTGTTTACATGTATGCTGCTGCTGCTGGTTACAGTTGTTGTGCTTGTCTTAAGATTGGATAGGCAGCAGAGTCAATTGTATGTAGCCAAAAACTAA
- the LOC110275174 gene encoding probable LRR receptor-like serine/threonine-protein kinase At1g05700, which produces MAKMIASSLFLLLGALSFIAMIQGQDQSGFISIDCGLPDNSIYTEKNTGINYISDANFIDSGVSKTVSPQDKTTDQQYFDYLRSFPNGIRNCYSINVTSVKRYLIRASFLYGNYDGLNKLPEFDLYLGVHFWETVKFTDSSVSINYELIHTLSLDYIQICLVNKGTGTPFISVIEMRILGNVATSYVTIESSTSLARFQRLYFSSFTNLIYRYQYDPYDRIWEPYWDDKWRLISSNYSNQALDQDSFIPPAVVLETAATSINDTASLEFHWDNDDNKTQHQYYFYLYLTELQQLGADQTRSFNINMDGETWNTLESLQYGKVYTKHVRGLSSGCKKCRISLIRTESSTLPPIISALEIYLAKNFSSQSETNKDAEFGKQQLNRFGFKRTPSKTK; this is translated from the exons ATGGCAAAGATGATCGCAAGTTCACTTTTTCTACTGCTTGGTGCTCTTTCTTTCATAGCAATGATCCAAGGCCAGGATCAATCAG GATTTATTAGCATAGATTGTGGGCTACCTGACAATTCCATTTACACTGAAAAGAACACCGGAATCAATTACATTTCAGATGCTAATTTCATTGATTCTGGTGTGAGTAAAACTGTGTCGCCCCAAGATAAGACTACTGATCAACAATATTTTGATTACCTTCGGAGTTTTCCTAATGGAATAAGAAATTGTTACAGCATAAATGTAACAAGTGTTAAGAGATATTTAATCAGAGCTAGTTTTTTGTATGGAAACTATGATGGTCTTAATAAGCTTCCAGAGTTTGATCTTTATCTTGGAGTTCACTTTTGGGAGACGGTAAAATTCACAGATTCTTCAGTCAGCATAAACTATGAGCTCATCCACACTTTATCGCTGGATTATATCCAAATCTGCTTGGTTAACAAAGGCACAGGGACACCATTCATTTCAGTTATAGAAATGAGGATTTTGGGCAATGTGGCCACTAGTTATGTCACTATAGAGTCATCTACATCATTGGCACGATTCCAAAGGTTGTATTTTAGTTCTTTCACCAACTTAATTTACAG GTATCAATATGATCCTTATGACCGGATATGGGAGCCTTATTGGGACGACAAATGGAGACTAATAAGCAGCAACTATAGCAATCAAGCCCTTGATCAGGATTCCTTTATTCCACCAGCAGTTGTGTTGGAGACTGCAGCCACATCAATAAATGATACTGCCTCATTAGAGTTCCATTGGGACAATGATGACAATAAAACTCAGCACCAATACTATTTCTACCTATATCTCACGGAGCTTCAGCAGTTGGGTGCAGATCAAACAAGATCATTCAATATCAACATGGATGGTGAGACTTGGAATACACTTGAATCACTCCAATACGGAAAAGTATACACCAAACATGTTAGAGGACTTTCCTCTGGATGCAAAAAGTGTCGCATTTCACTTATTCGGACAGAATCTTCTACCCTTCCACCCATTATCAGTGCTCTTGAGATTTATTTAGCAAAGAATTTCTCATCACAGTCAGAAACCAACAAAGACGCG GAATTTGGCAAACAACAACTTAACAGGTTCGGTTTCAAACGAACTCCTTCAAAAACAAAGTGA